One Mya arenaria isolate MELC-2E11 chromosome 7, ASM2691426v1 genomic window carries:
- the LOC128241725 gene encoding uncharacterized protein LOC128241725 produces the protein MGHLTRYAGLIIGLCLLQIILGQRNSIDFGVGRGSGGGIRGDIGWTRRGRRGSRSRIGGSLDSNGNWGISAGFSWRRRRALRFDQDTESFHVKLMADPCEFDFYDQDKDGSISTVEMWSVFGNTTEAHMLFYALNKGIVDDTISKDEFVTLAPILIDDCFQNRFKSARNGQ, from the exons ATGGGTCATTTAACAAGATACGCTGGCCTGATTATTGGCCTCTGTCTTTTACAAATTATCCTGGGTCAGAGGAATTCAATTGACTTTGGAGTTGGCCGCGGCAGTGGTGGTGGGATCAGGGGTGATATTGGCTGGACCAG GCGTGGTCGTCGTGGATCAAGATCAAGAATCGGAGGCAGCTTGGACAGCAATGGAAATTGGGGGATTAGTGCAGGGTTCTCGTGGAGACGCCGGAGGGCTTTGAGG TTTGATCAGGATACTGAAAGCTTTCATGTAAAGCTTATGGCTGATCCCTGCGAGTTTGACTTCTACGATCAAGATAAAGATGGCAGCATTTCAACCGTTGAGATGTGGTCGGTATTTGGAAATACCACCGAGGCTCACATGCTCTTTTATGCTTTGAACAAAGGAATAG ttgACGATACAATTAGCAAAGACGAGTTTGTTACTCTTGCTCCGATCCTGATCGACGACTGCTTCCAGAATAGGTTTAAAAGTGCAAGGAATGGACAATAA
- the LOC128241861 gene encoding uncharacterized protein LOC128241861, whose amino-acid sequence MVHLTRSAGLIIGLCLLQIILGQRNSIDFGVGRGRGGGIRGDIGWTRRGRRGSRSRIGGSLDSNGNWGISAGFSWRRRRALRFDQDTESFHVKLMADPCEFDFYDQDKDGSISTVEMWSVFGNTTEANMLFYALNKGIVDDTISKDEFVTLAPILIDDCFQNRFNSARNGQ is encoded by the exons ATGGTTCATTTAACAAGATCCGCAGGTCTGATTATTGGCCTCTGCCTTTTACAAATTATCCTGGGTCAGAGGAATTCAATTGACTTTGGAGTGGGTCGCGGCAGAGGTGGTGGGATCAGGGGTGATATTGGCTGGACCAG GCGTGGTCGTCGTGGATCAAGATCAAGAATCGGAGGCAGCTTGGACAGCAATGGAAATTGGGGGATAAGTGCAGGGTTCTCGTGGAGACGCCGGAGGGCTTTGAGG TTTGATCAGGATACTGAAAGCTTTCATGTAAAGCTTATGGCTGATCCCTGCGAGTTTGACTTCTACGACCAAGATAAAGATGGCAGCATTTCAACCGTTGAGATGTGGTCGGTATTTGGAAATACCACCGAGGCTAACATGCTATTTTATGCTTTGAACAAAGGAATAG ttgACGATACAATTAGCAAAGACGAGTTTGTTACTCTTGCTCCGATCCTGATCGACGACTGCTTCCAGAATAGGTTTAACAGTGCAAGGAATGGACAataa
- the LOC128241632 gene encoding uncharacterized protein LOC128241632 has protein sequence MDHLTRYAGLIIGLCLLQIILGQRNSIDFGVGRGRGGGIRGDIDWTRRGRRGSRSRIGGSLDSNGNWGISAGFSWRRRRALRFDQDTESFHVKLMADPCEFDFYDQDKDGSISTVEMWSVFGNTTEAHMLFYALNKGIVDDTISKDEFVTLAPILIDDCFQNRFNSARNGQ, from the exons ATGGATCATTTAACAAGATACGCTGGCCTGATAATTGGCCTCTGTCTTTTGCAAATTATCCTGGGTCAGAGGAATTCAATTGACTTTGGAGTGGGTCGCGGCAGAGGTGGTGGTATAAGAGGTGATATTGACTGGACCAG GCGTGGTCGTCGTGGATCAAGATCAAGAATCGGAGGCAGCTTGGACAGCAATGGAAATTGGGGGATTAGTGCAGGGTTCTCCTGGAGACGCCGGAGGGCTTTGAGG TTTGATCAGGATACTGAAAGCTTTCATGTAAAGCTTATGGCTGATCCCTGCGAGTTTGACTTCTACGATCAAGATAAAGATGGCAGCATTTCAACCGTTGAGATGTGGTCGGTATTTGGAAATACCACCGAGGCTCACATGCTCTTTTATGCTTTGAACAAAGGAATAG ttgACGATACAATTAGCAAAGACGAGTTTGTTACTCTTGCTCCGATCCTGATCGACGACTGCTTCCAGAATAGGTTTAACAGTGCAAGGAATGGACAATAA